A genomic region of Streptosporangium lutulentum contains the following coding sequences:
- a CDS encoding carcinine hydrolase/isopenicillin-N N-acyltransferase family protein, with amino-acid sequence MRSRIVATVLSALALAAAPACTPGSAGMPSPAPVARVEVLRQTPAEITRTTASLRRVDDLPMYRMAYHGGYDAEAPLTDEELARPADGWACSLFHREGEFGRNFDWDPSPAMIVRARPPGGHASVSLADVSYLFEAGHGAPDLADPQDRRRLAHAVLAPFDGMNDQGLAIGLAAAPDARLPAARPGNATVGGLRIIRLVLDRAASVPEAIELMRRYDIDFTGGPQLHYLIADRAGRSAVVEYGEGRVNVLDERYLTNIALTGADRATKLADRRYRLLAEGGRTEAMELLRKVAQPHTRWSVVYDLDAGTGRLVTGQRWDRVHEIGLAPEPPES; translated from the coding sequence ATGCGAAGCCGTATTGTTGCCACGGTATTGTCGGCGCTGGCCCTTGCCGCGGCCCCGGCGTGCACGCCGGGAAGCGCCGGGATGCCGTCACCGGCGCCCGTCGCCCGCGTGGAGGTCCTCAGGCAGACCCCCGCCGAGATCACGCGTACGACGGCGAGCCTGCGCCGGGTCGACGACCTGCCGATGTACCGGATGGCCTATCACGGCGGCTACGACGCCGAGGCTCCGCTCACCGACGAGGAGCTGGCCCGCCCGGCAGACGGCTGGGCCTGCTCGCTGTTCCATCGCGAGGGCGAGTTCGGCAGGAACTTCGACTGGGACCCCAGCCCGGCGATGATCGTCCGCGCGCGTCCGCCGGGCGGTCACGCCTCGGTCTCGCTGGCCGACGTCTCGTACCTGTTCGAGGCCGGCCACGGCGCGCCGGACCTCGCGGACCCGCAGGACCGGCGGCGGCTGGCGCACGCGGTGCTGGCGCCGTTCGACGGCATGAACGACCAGGGGCTCGCCATAGGGCTCGCGGCGGCGCCGGACGCGCGGCTGCCCGCCGCGAGGCCGGGGAACGCCACCGTCGGGGGCCTGCGGATCATCCGGCTCGTCCTCGACCGCGCCGCGAGCGTGCCCGAGGCGATCGAGCTGATGCGCCGCTACGACATCGACTTCACCGGCGGCCCGCAGCTGCACTATCTGATCGCGGACAGGGCGGGCAGGTCGGCCGTGGTCGAGTACGGCGAGGGCCGGGTCAACGTCCTCGACGAGCGCTACCTCACGAACATCGCTTTGACGGGAGCTGACCGGGCCACCAAGCTGGCCGACCGCCGTTACCGCCTCCTGGCCGAGGGCGGCCGTACGGAGGCGATGGAGCTGCTCCGGAAGGTCGCCCAGCCGCACACGCGCTGGTCGGTCGTCTACGACCTGGACGCCGGCACCGGCCGTCTGGTCACCGGCCAGCGCTGGGACCGCGTCCACGAGATCGGCCTCGCCCCGGAGCCCCCGGAGTCGTGA
- a CDS encoding beta-galactosidase: protein MSERARWAYSVSSPILRRYALTMTRRIAERYRDHLALALWHIDNELGCHVPYDYSDDSAAGSKPGTGPSPRSTPHSELLLPGTGVPPEIMCPPNRDNSQGRVVSVFAALARESASASWRCKGRNRS from the coding sequence ATGAGCGAGCGAGCCCGCTGGGCCTACTCGGTCTCCTCGCCGATCCTTCGCCGCTACGCCCTGACGATGACCCGGCGTATCGCCGAGCGCTACCGCGACCACCTCGCCCTCGCCCTGTGGCACATCGACAACGAACTCGGCTGCCACGTGCCGTACGACTACTCCGACGACTCCGCCGCCGGCTCGAAACCCGGTACGGGACCGTCACCGCGCTCAACACCGCACAGTGAACTCCTTCTTCCGGGAACCGGGGTTCCCCCAGAGATCATGTGTCCACCAAACCGGGATAACTCCCAAGGCCGGGTAGTTAGCGTTTTCGCGGCCTTGGCAAGGGAGTCTGCGAGTGCGTCGTGGCGGTGTAAAGGCCGGAACCGATCTTGA
- a CDS encoding transposase, with the protein MLWDKGFDSNAFLTQVSATGAQALGRLRSNRRTPVLTVLADGSYLSTIGTLQIRIVEARITVTCADGTTFTGSYRLVTTLTDAARYPAAALVRLYHQRWEHESAYYALRHTIMQGRVLRSGDPAGCEQEMWSVLTLYQLLRTVMVDAAESRPGTDPDRCGFSIALHTARDLVVQAAGITACGITLVGAIGRRVLANLLPPRRLRVSTRKVTSPISRYNDRLDDGRPDRSRPVTALSIAILAAPPSQAPLPAVSRDDRLAALTDRRSKRVLALLQQDPSRSWRPRDIAYHLGDITLGTMYRQLSRWAESGLILKIGSGLYTATTHSQTPLPRPRKR; encoded by the coding sequence GTGTTATGGGACAAAGGCTTCGACAGCAATGCCTTTCTCACCCAGGTCAGTGCCACCGGCGCACAAGCCCTGGGCCGGCTGCGCAGCAACCGGCGCACCCCCGTCCTGACTGTGCTCGCCGACGGCTCCTACCTGTCGACGATCGGCACCCTCCAGATCCGCATCGTCGAAGCCCGCATAACCGTGACCTGCGCGGACGGCACCACCTTCACCGGCTCCTACCGCCTGGTCACCACCTTGACCGACGCGGCCCGTTATCCGGCTGCGGCCCTGGTCAGGCTCTACCACCAGCGGTGGGAACACGAGTCGGCCTACTACGCGCTGCGTCACACCATCATGCAGGGACGAGTACTGCGCTCGGGCGACCCGGCTGGGTGTGAGCAGGAGATGTGGTCGGTGCTGACGCTTTATCAGCTCCTTCGCACGGTGATGGTCGACGCCGCCGAGTCCCGGCCCGGCACCGATCCGGACCGCTGCGGTTTTTCCATCGCCCTGCACACGGCCCGCGATCTGGTCGTCCAGGCCGCCGGCATCACCGCCTGCGGCATCACTCTGGTCGGGGCTATCGGGCGCCGTGTTCTGGCCAACTTGCTTCCGCCCCGCCGCCTGCGGGTGAGCACCCGCAAGGTCACGTCACCGATCTCCCGCTACAACGATCGGCTCGACGACGGCCGACCCGACCGCAGCCGCCCCGTCACCGCTCTGTCCATCGCCATCCTTGCGGCTCCGCCCTCGCAGGCCCCCCTGCCCGCGGTATCGCGAGATGATCGGCTGGCCGCACTGACCGACCGCCGCAGCAAGCGGGTCCTGGCCCTCCTCCAGCAAGATCCCAGCCGCTCCTGGCGGCCCCGCGATATCGCCTACCACCTGGGCGACATCACCCTGGGCACCATGTACCGGCAGCTCTCACGATGGGCCGAAAGCGGCCTCATTCTCAAGATCGGTTCCGGCCTTTACACCGCCACGACGCACTCGCAGACTCCCTTGCCAAGGCCGCGAAAACGCTAA
- a CDS encoding ISAzo13 family transposase, with translation MGVTQETVETLRLKFGTIFPHLDERQRRLLMGAEARALGHGGIRAVARAADVREATVSLGVDELDSGTEPLGRARRRGGGRKRLVDLDPGLRPALLALVEPDERGDPMSPLRWTTKSTRTLATELTQQGHRVSADVIADLLREEGFSLQANAKTIEGKQHPDRDGQFRYINEQVTSYQHTGDPVISVDTKKKELVGEFKNAGRTWRPVGEPTATRTHDFLDQSLGKAVPYGIYDLTANAGWVNVGTDHDTAAFAVESIRRWWKATGSNDYPLATRLLITADAGGSNGYRTRAWKSELAALAVETGLEITVCHFPPGTSKWNKVEHRLFSHITMNWRGRPLSSHEVIMQTIASTTTRTGLRVHADLDISIYPTGITISDRQMDALPLQRHDWHGDWNYTLRPQAYAQVNDVPDPFDQPSPDLAWLCHPALTGLTGPGWDTLIATLLTLHDQQREAHLDKRRGHRPRMAAPGTGRRPILTLADRLLSALVHYRFGLPQVAIAELFTVRPETLNRRMRETRQLLQQAGYTIQPSPHRLPTLEALYDLAAVEGIIPLPKIKAAC, from the coding sequence ATGGGCGTGACGCAGGAAACGGTGGAGACGCTGAGGCTGAAGTTCGGGACGATTTTTCCTCATCTGGATGAACGGCAGCGGCGGCTGCTGATGGGGGCCGAAGCTCGTGCCTTGGGGCATGGCGGGATCCGGGCGGTGGCCCGAGCTGCGGATGTCCGTGAGGCGACGGTGTCGTTAGGAGTCGATGAGCTGGACTCAGGTACCGAGCCGCTGGGGCGGGCGCGCCGCCGGGGTGGGGGCCGCAAACGCCTGGTCGATCTGGACCCCGGGCTGCGGCCAGCGCTGCTGGCCCTGGTTGAACCGGACGAACGGGGCGATCCGATGTCGCCGTTGCGGTGGACCACCAAGTCCACCCGCACCCTGGCCACCGAACTGACGCAGCAAGGACATCGGGTCAGCGCCGATGTCATCGCCGACCTCCTGCGAGAGGAAGGATTCAGCCTGCAGGCCAACGCCAAGACCATCGAAGGCAAGCAGCATCCGGACCGCGATGGCCAGTTCCGCTACATCAACGAGCAGGTCACGAGCTATCAGCACACGGGCGATCCGGTGATCAGCGTGGACACCAAGAAGAAGGAACTCGTCGGGGAGTTCAAGAACGCGGGCCGAACCTGGCGGCCGGTGGGCGAACCGACGGCCACCCGCACCCACGACTTCCTCGACCAGAGCCTGGGCAAAGCGGTGCCGTACGGCATCTACGACCTCACGGCGAATGCCGGCTGGGTGAACGTCGGCACCGACCACGACACCGCCGCCTTCGCCGTGGAGTCCATCCGCCGCTGGTGGAAAGCAACCGGCAGCAACGACTACCCGCTGGCCACACGCCTGCTGATCACCGCCGACGCGGGAGGATCCAACGGGTATCGCACCCGAGCCTGGAAGTCTGAGCTGGCCGCACTGGCGGTGGAGACCGGGCTGGAGATCACCGTGTGCCATTTTCCGCCCGGCACCTCCAAGTGGAACAAGGTCGAGCATCGGCTGTTCTCGCACATCACCATGAACTGGCGGGGCCGACCGCTGAGCAGCCACGAGGTCATCATGCAGACCATCGCCTCCACCACCACCCGCACCGGGCTTCGCGTGCACGCCGACCTCGATATCAGCATCTACCCGACCGGCATCACCATCAGCGACAGGCAGATGGACGCTCTACCGTTGCAGCGTCACGACTGGCACGGCGATTGGAACTACACGCTGCGTCCGCAGGCTTACGCCCAGGTCAACGATGTCCCGGACCCGTTCGACCAGCCGAGCCCCGACCTGGCCTGGCTCTGTCACCCTGCCCTGACCGGACTGACCGGCCCGGGCTGGGACACCCTGATCGCCACCCTGCTGACGCTGCATGACCAGCAGCGCGAAGCACACCTGGACAAGCGACGCGGGCACCGTCCGCGCATGGCCGCTCCCGGCACCGGACGCCGTCCCATCCTCACCCTCGCCGACCGGCTGCTGAGCGCCCTTGTCCACTACCGGTTCGGCTTACCCCAGGTCGCCATCGCCGAGTTGTTCACCGTCCGGCCCGAAACCCTCAACCGGCGCATGCGTGAGACCCGGCAACTCCTCCAGCAGGCCGGGTACACCATCCAGCCCAGTCCTCATCGCCTGCCAACGCTGGAGGCTCTCTACGATCTGGCCGCGGTGGAAGGCATCATTCCGCTACCGAAGATCAAAGCTGCGTGTTAA